From a region of the Apibacter sp. B3706 genome:
- the proB gene encoding glutamate 5-kinase — translation MKDRIVVKIGSQLLTRKDETLDITQMSDIVDQIAELHKNNTEIILVSSGAVASGKNEFKIHSKLDSISARQLYSSVGQVKLIHRYYDLFNQHGILCGQILATKEDFSTRRHYLNQRNCMNIMLENHVIPIVNENDAISVNELMFTDNDELSGLIAAMMDCKKLIILSNIDGIYTGDPSDPESKLIKEIDSSSDSVEDYIQSKRSTTGRGGMKTKYNIARKVAEEGIEVIIANGRIKNIISRLVNGVDTPSTRFIPASKEISGVKKWIAHSEGFAKGEIHINEGVRKALLNFKAVSILPVGVTRIVGNFESDDIVRIIDHTGKQIGIGRSSYSSEKAKEILGQANNKPIIHYDYLYIEK, via the coding sequence ATGAAAGATAGAATTGTTGTAAAAATTGGAAGTCAGCTGTTAACCCGTAAGGATGAAACTCTTGACATTACCCAAATGTCTGATATCGTCGATCAGATTGCCGAACTACATAAAAATAATACGGAAATCATTCTGGTATCATCCGGAGCGGTAGCGTCCGGTAAAAATGAATTTAAAATCCATTCAAAGCTTGACAGTATTTCTGCTCGCCAGTTATATTCTTCTGTTGGACAGGTAAAACTAATTCATAGATATTACGACCTATTTAATCAACACGGAATTCTATGCGGACAAATCTTAGCAACTAAAGAAGATTTTTCGACACGTAGACATTATCTAAATCAAAGAAATTGCATGAATATTATGCTTGAAAATCATGTGATTCCAATTGTAAATGAAAACGATGCGATTTCCGTTAATGAACTAATGTTTACGGATAACGACGAATTATCAGGCTTGATAGCTGCTATGATGGATTGCAAAAAATTGATCATTTTAAGTAATATCGATGGAATTTACACCGGCGATCCTTCAGACCCTGAATCTAAGCTTATAAAAGAAATAGACAGTTCAAGTGATTCTGTTGAGGATTATATACAATCCAAGCGGTCGACTACCGGAAGGGGAGGAATGAAAACCAAATATAATATAGCTAGAAAAGTAGCAGAAGAAGGCATAGAAGTTATTATCGCCAATGGAAGGATAAAAAACATCATTTCTCGACTTGTAAATGGCGTTGACACACCTTCCACCCGATTTATTCCGGCGTCTAAAGAAATTTCAGGCGTAAAAAAATGGATCGCCCATTCTGAAGGTTTCGCTAAAGGAGAAATACATATTAATGAAGGAGTAAGAAAAGCTTTATTAAATTTTAAAGCCGTCAGCATATTGCCTGTAGGCGTAACTCGGATAGTCGGAAATTTTGAAAGTGATGACATTGTTCGCATTATTGATCATACCGGAAAACAAATTGGAATAGGCCGATCTTCCTATTCCAGCGAAAAAGCGAAAGAAATTTTAGGACAGGCCAACAATAAGCCGATCATACATTACGACTATTTATATATTGAAAAATAA
- the uvrA gene encoding excinuclease ABC subunit UvrA — MNQDYINIYGAREHNLKDISLKIPRNQLVVITGLSGSGKSSLAFDTIYAEGQRRYIETFSAYARQFLGTLDRPDVDKIDGLSPVIAIEQKTTSKNPRSTVGTVTELYDFFRLLYARASDAYSYKTGEKMVTYSEDQITDLIYKDFSGEKVLVLAPLIRSRKGHYRELFANLAKKGFLQVRVDGELLDIVPDMKLDRYKIHDIEVVIDKLIIDTKENTQRIIQSIRLAMQYGEGTIMLLKQGEEQGKYFSRNLMCPSTGISYQMPEPNTFSFNSPKGACEHCNGLGRVKEININKLVPNPKLSFDKNVFPIFEELSHTGWILSQIDVILKKNGFTMSTPWEKLSDQAKDEILYGINDKVTLDLDYAQIKKTYKVNFEGIIDYITRLSTGKDEEESQKFKTQVFEDRICPVCEGARLKKESLFFKIDNKNISEIARFSLQKLSEWIHELPSKLSENNQIIAKDLIQEISKRLSFLVDVGLDYLSLDRPSQTLSGGESQRIRLATQIGSQLVNVLYILDEPSIGLHQRDNIKLIDSLKKLRDLGNSVLVVEHDKDMILNADYVIDMGPLAGKGGGEVVWEGKPQNISKANTLTAKYINGELQIPIPEERRKGNGNHLKLTGCTGNNLKNVTLDIPLGSLVCITGVSGSGKSSLITNTLYPILNKHFYRAEKEPLPYKKIEGIEFLDKIVDVDQSPIGRTPRSNPATYTGVFTDIRNLFAQLPESKIRGYQLRRFSFNVKGGRCEVCQGSGLKLIEMNFLPDIYVHCEACHGKRFNRETLEVRYKGKSISDVLDMTIDEAVDFFQPIPKIHRIIKALQEVGLGYITLGQQSTTLSGGEAQRVKLAKELSKKQTGNTIYILDEPTTGLHFEDIRILMEVINRLVNLGNSIIIIEHNLDVIKAADYIIDIGLEGGDKGGKIIAQGIPEEVVKNKSSYTAKFLKDEL; from the coding sequence ATGAATCAGGATTATATAAATATTTATGGAGCAAGAGAACATAACCTCAAAGATATTTCTCTTAAAATTCCCAGAAATCAATTAGTAGTAATTACCGGTTTAAGCGGAAGTGGAAAATCTTCGTTGGCTTTTGATACAATATATGCAGAAGGTCAAAGACGATATATCGAAACCTTTTCAGCCTATGCACGTCAATTTTTGGGAACTTTAGATCGTCCGGATGTAGATAAAATAGATGGTTTATCTCCAGTTATAGCTATTGAACAAAAAACCACATCGAAAAACCCACGTTCAACTGTAGGAACCGTAACAGAATTGTATGACTTTTTTCGATTGTTATATGCCCGAGCTTCGGACGCATATTCATACAAGACGGGTGAAAAAATGGTTACTTATTCGGAAGATCAAATTACTGATTTAATTTATAAAGATTTTTCAGGAGAAAAGGTGTTAGTTTTAGCACCATTAATTAGATCAAGAAAAGGACATTATAGAGAGTTGTTTGCAAATCTGGCTAAAAAGGGTTTTTTACAAGTTAGAGTTGATGGAGAATTATTGGACATTGTTCCGGATATGAAATTAGACCGTTATAAGATTCACGATATTGAGGTTGTAATAGATAAGCTGATTATAGATACAAAAGAGAATACTCAACGGATCATACAGTCGATACGTTTAGCCATGCAATATGGAGAGGGTACCATAATGCTTTTGAAGCAAGGAGAGGAGCAGGGAAAATATTTTAGTCGTAATTTAATGTGTCCCAGTACCGGGATTTCTTACCAAATGCCGGAGCCAAATACATTTTCTTTTAATTCTCCTAAAGGAGCGTGTGAGCACTGTAACGGATTAGGAAGAGTTAAGGAAATCAATATAAATAAGTTGGTGCCCAATCCCAAATTATCTTTTGATAAAAACGTTTTTCCAATTTTTGAAGAACTTAGTCATACCGGATGGATTTTATCTCAAATAGATGTTATCCTAAAAAAGAATGGTTTTACAATGTCTACTCCGTGGGAAAAACTTTCTGATCAAGCAAAAGATGAAATCCTCTATGGAATAAATGATAAGGTTACCTTAGATTTAGATTATGCTCAAATTAAGAAAACCTATAAAGTAAATTTTGAAGGAATCATTGATTATATAACTCGTTTGTCCACCGGAAAAGATGAAGAAGAATCTCAAAAATTTAAAACTCAGGTATTTGAAGATAGAATTTGTCCGGTTTGTGAGGGAGCACGCTTAAAAAAAGAAAGTTTATTTTTTAAGATTGATAACAAAAACATTTCGGAAATAGCCCGTTTTTCTTTACAAAAATTAAGTGAATGGATTCATGAACTGCCTTCAAAATTATCTGAAAATAACCAAATAATTGCTAAAGATTTAATTCAAGAAATTTCCAAGAGACTTAGTTTTTTAGTTGACGTTGGTTTAGATTATCTTAGTTTGGATCGGCCCTCGCAGACCTTATCCGGTGGAGAATCTCAAAGAATACGTTTGGCTACACAAATTGGTTCTCAATTGGTCAATGTTTTATACATTTTAGATGAGCCCAGCATTGGTCTACATCAACGCGATAATATTAAATTAATAGACTCTTTAAAAAAACTTAGAGATTTAGGAAACTCTGTTTTAGTAGTGGAACATGATAAAGATATGATCCTAAATGCAGACTATGTAATAGATATGGGACCATTGGCCGGAAAGGGAGGAGGTGAGGTAGTTTGGGAAGGAAAACCACAAAATATATCAAAAGCAAATACATTAACTGCAAAATATATTAATGGAGAATTACAAATTCCCATACCCGAGGAACGAAGAAAAGGAAATGGAAATCATTTAAAATTAACAGGATGTACAGGAAATAACTTAAAAAATGTAACCCTCGATATACCTTTAGGGTCATTGGTTTGCATAACCGGAGTTTCCGGTAGTGGAAAATCTTCGTTAATAACTAATACATTATATCCTATATTAAACAAACATTTCTATCGTGCTGAAAAAGAACCTCTTCCTTATAAGAAGATAGAAGGCATAGAATTTTTAGACAAGATTGTGGATGTAGACCAATCGCCAATTGGTCGAACTCCAAGATCCAATCCTGCAACCTATACAGGAGTTTTTACAGATATACGAAACTTGTTTGCTCAATTGCCTGAATCAAAGATAAGAGGATATCAATTGCGCAGGTTTTCTTTTAATGTGAAAGGAGGAAGATGTGAAGTTTGTCAAGGTTCCGGATTGAAATTGATTGAAATGAATTTTTTACCGGATATATATGTTCATTGTGAAGCCTGTCATGGAAAACGATTTAACAGAGAAACTTTAGAGGTAAGATACAAAGGTAAATCTATTTCAGATGTATTGGATATGACCATAGATGAAGCTGTAGATTTTTTCCAGCCAATTCCTAAAATTCATCGCATCATTAAAGCCTTACAAGAAGTAGGTTTAGGTTATATTACTTTAGGACAGCAATCAACAACCCTATCGGGAGGGGAAGCTCAACGAGTTAAATTAGCTAAAGAATTAAGTAAAAAACAAACAGGAAATACCATTTATATATTGGATGAGCCAACTACAGGCTTACATTTTGAAGATATCAGAATTTTAATGGAAGTAATCAATCGTTTGGTAAATTTAGGTAATTCAATTATTATTATCGAGCATAACCTCGATGTTATTAAGGCAGCAGATTATATTATTGACATCGGATTGGAAGGGGGAGATAAAGGAGGTAAAATAATTGCACAAGGTATCCCGGAAGAAGTAGTTAAAAATAAAAGCAGTTATACTGCAAAATTTTTAAAGGATGAATTATAA
- a CDS encoding NAD(P)-dependent oxidoreductase produces MKKVALIGASGFIGSQLVKELLSRGYQVTAIVRSADKIKNDDKNLKVVSADVFDTDKLAEVLKNNDAVISAYNPGWTNPNIYDDTIKGYQSIIEAVKKAGIKRLQAVGGAGSLLVAPGKTVVDSGAIPDEILPGVKALALVLKDQFLPEKELDWVFFSPAGTIEPGERTGKYRLGLDDLITDDQGNSKISVQDYAKAMVDELENPKHHQQRFTIGY; encoded by the coding sequence ATGAAAAAAGTAGCATTAATAGGTGCCTCAGGATTTATAGGGTCACAATTAGTAAAAGAATTACTGAGCAGAGGGTACCAAGTAACAGCAATCGTTCGTTCGGCTGATAAAATTAAGAATGACGATAAAAATTTAAAAGTGGTAAGTGCAGATGTATTTGACACAGATAAATTAGCAGAAGTTTTAAAAAATAATGATGCAGTAATAAGTGCATATAATCCGGGCTGGACTAATCCCAATATTTACGATGATACAATAAAAGGATATCAATCAATAATTGAGGCTGTTAAAAAAGCGGGTATTAAGAGATTACAAGCGGTTGGTGGAGCAGGAAGCTTATTGGTAGCTCCGGGTAAAACCGTTGTAGATTCAGGAGCCATTCCGGACGAAATTTTACCGGGAGTTAAGGCATTAGCATTAGTCTTAAAAGATCAATTTTTACCGGAAAAAGAACTAGATTGGGTTTTCTTTTCACCTGCCGGAACTATAGAGCCGGGAGAAAGAACAGGAAAATATCGTTTAGGATTAGATGATCTTATTACAGATGATCAAGGGAACAGTAAAATATCTGTTCAGGATTATGCGAAAGCTATGGTCGACGAACTTGAAAATCCAAAACATCATCAACAAAGATTTACCATAGGATATTAA
- a CDS encoding trimeric intracellular cation channel family protein has translation MKEYVFELVRQIRFVDIIEFIGTFAFAISGVRGAATKKCDWFGAFVLGFVTAVGGGTFRDLLLGITPFWMLNSIYVWCTLFSLLFYIFLREHLNHLNSFFFWSDSIGLGLFVVVGAEKAMLLGYDSWVIVIMGTITAVLGGVIRDILLNKVPRIFKREIYASPCIVGGIFFVTLQFFNFNLPFISAVTIGIVVLLRYIAVRWDLQIPKLKSEKL, from the coding sequence ATGAAAGAATACGTTTTTGAATTAGTTCGACAAATCCGCTTCGTTGACATTATTGAATTTATAGGAACATTTGCCTTTGCAATCAGTGGTGTTCGGGGTGCTGCAACAAAAAAATGCGATTGGTTTGGTGCTTTTGTTTTAGGTTTTGTTACTGCCGTTGGAGGGGGAACTTTTCGTGACCTTCTTTTGGGTATAACTCCTTTTTGGATGCTTAATAGTATCTATGTATGGTGTACTCTTTTCTCTTTGTTATTTTATATATTTCTACGTGAACATCTTAATCATTTGAATAGTTTCTTTTTTTGGAGTGATAGTATCGGTCTTGGATTATTTGTTGTAGTAGGCGCTGAAAAGGCTATGTTACTAGGATATGACTCATGGGTCATAGTGATTATGGGAACTATTACAGCTGTTTTAGGTGGAGTAATTCGTGATATTCTTTTAAATAAAGTCCCTCGAATCTTTAAGCGTGAAATTTATGCTTCTCCCTGTATAGTTGGAGGTATTTTTTTTGTAACGCTTCAATTCTTCAACTTTAATTTACCTTTTATTAGTGCTGTAACTATCGGAATTGTAGTTTTATTAAGATATATAGCTGTTAGATGGGATTTGCAAATCCCTAAACTTAAAAGTGAAAAACTTTAA
- a CDS encoding Rrf2 family transcriptional regulator, which produces MNDRHFTVSMHILTLLAKNLDQWLPSAYIAGSLNLNPVIVRKELTNLQKHGFIETKEGKNGGSRLLKSPEKISLSEIYLSVYNQSLVGKLLPSPNPLCCVGKKINQNICELNETIEEVVFKKLEGVTLLDFSMKF; this is translated from the coding sequence ATGAATGACCGCCATTTTACAGTTTCCATGCATATACTTACTCTTTTGGCAAAAAATTTGGATCAATGGCTACCGTCAGCTTATATAGCAGGAAGTTTAAATCTTAATCCTGTTATAGTCAGGAAAGAATTAACCAACCTTCAAAAACATGGTTTTATAGAAACAAAAGAAGGAAAGAACGGGGGAAGTAGATTATTAAAATCTCCTGAAAAAATTTCATTGTCTGAAATTTATTTAAGTGTTTACAATCAATCGCTAGTAGGAAAACTTTTACCATCTCCCAATCCTTTATGTTGTGTTGGAAAAAAAATTAATCAAAACATTTGCGAATTGAATGAAACTATTGAAGAGGTAGTATTTAAAAAACTGGAAGGAGTAACCCTTCTAGATTTCAGCATGAAATTTTAG
- a CDS encoding zinc ribbon domain-containing protein YjdM, with amino-acid sequence MTDVLKCPKCSMENVYFDGTSYVCPDCFYEWSGEESAGNSIVKDSNGAELQDGDAVTVIKDLKVKGSSMVIKRGTKVKSIRLTDNPEEVDCKIDGSSIVLKTCFLKK; translated from the coding sequence ATGACAGATGTTTTAAAGTGCCCAAAATGTTCAATGGAAAATGTTTATTTTGATGGTACTTCCTACGTATGCCCGGATTGTTTTTATGAATGGTCGGGAGAAGAATCGGCAGGTAATTCAATAGTTAAAGATAGCAACGGAGCTGAACTTCAAGATGGAGATGCGGTTACAGTCATTAAAGATCTTAAAGTAAAAGGTTCTTCTATGGTAATTAAAAGAGGAACTAAAGTAAAAAGCATCCGATTAACTGATAATCCGGAAGAAGTAGATTGTAAAATTGACGGTTCAAGTATTGTTTTAAAGACCTGTTTTCTTAAGAAATAG